AAATTTCCCCGCTGGCTGCGTTGAAGTTGAAAACTCCTGCTCAGGGTACTTAGGTAGCCTTCCGCTGAGTTTTCAACTTCGCCTTGCCGGCAAGAAAATTTCTTGGTGAATAATGCGGGCTAAAGCGCTCAGGCAGGGATTATTCGCGGTTTGTGCTTTAATTCCCGCTTTGAGCACTTAAAACAAATGATACGCTGACTTCCTGTACATCGTTAAGCCTAACGAGCAGAAAGCGGGGACGTGTGATGTTGTAGTCGCTAAGTTTGATGTCAAAAGTACTTGAAATTTCTACAGTTGTGTTTTCGCTGTTTTCCGTTTTTTGGAAAAGGATGTTACCTGGAATTTCAACTTCTCTTTCAAATCCGGCAATACTAAAGGTGCCCTTTGCGATGTACTCGCCGTTTGTTTGGGATGCGGACTGCCAGTTTTGTACTAAGCCGTTGAACTTAATATAAGGATTATCTTCGCTTAGCAAATAATCCTCGCGCATTTTTGCGTCCCTGCGGTTGTTGCCGGTTCGGATGGAATCTACAGGTACTTCAAACCGGAAGTGTCCGGTTTCTGTATTAAATGACCCGGTTGCAGCGCTTGTTATGCCGTCGAACCGTTCGATTTGGGTACGGGAACTGAATACAACATCGGATTCAGTGACGACAAACTGATGCTGATCCTGCGCAAGTATTGTTGAGAATGGGAGAGCGGTTATTGTGAAAGCGAACAGCAAACAGCCGCATAAAACTACAAGTCCTTTATTGAGTATCAATGCGAAGGAATTGTTAAACGGAAGTATCATAGACTTTGATGGATGTCCAGTATGGCTTGAAGTCAGCCACAAATTTTTGGTGCAGCTCATGCTGCTGATAGGTGTTGAGGTCGGCTTCATCCTGAAACAGCATGTGCAGGCTCATTCCGTAGCTGTTGTCGACCACATCGCGCTCAATACCTGCCGGCGGACCTGCAAAAGTGAGCTGAACAACGCTCAGCTGATTGTTAAGTTCGAAAATGCGCTCACGCTGCTGTTCAAAGATTTCTTCCGGTGTATCTGTCTTAAAGTAGAAGTACACGGAGTGCAGAATCATCGATTGCTTCATAAAAAATAATTTGGGTGATTAAAAAAGGCTCAAAAATGAATGTATAAAACGGAAAGCAGTTTGCCAATGCTGAAAAAGGCTTATTACGGGTTAAGGTTCAATAAATTCCAACAATTCCAAAAAAAACGGAAGCCGCACAGCTGTCAGCTTCCGTTTTTTACTGAAAAGACAGGCTTCGCACTCAGGCACAGTCTAATTGACCGATTCCGGTTACCATATCAGGCCTTGATTTTATCGGGATCATCCACATCATCTACGAGAAAAGTGAGTCCGGCAGCAAGAATCCAGGTTAAGCCGCCGAGAACCAGTGCGTAAATGGCCTGACCTCCAAAAACAGTGCCCACTAAAAAGCCCAGGATGGACGCTGCGAGAATCTGCGGGAGTACGATGAAGAAGTTGAAAATCCCCATGTAGGTACCCATTTTACTTGCAGGCAGGGAGCCCGCCAGAATGGCATACGGCATCGATAGAATACTTGCCCAGGCCAGGCCAACACCAATCATGGAAACCAGAATCATCACAGGATTGCTGATAAAGTAGATGGAAATCAGCCCGGCTGCGCCTGCAACCAGGGCAAGGGCGTGCGTCGTTTTACGGTTGGTGTAACCGGCAATCACCGGCAGCATAAAGGCCACAAGTGCCGCGAAGCCATTGTAAATTCCGAAGGCGACCCCGACCCAATCGGCGCCGGCATTGTATTCCTGTTCGATACGTCGCAGGCTCGCCCGGGTAGCGTCTGATAACTCCGCGCGCCCTTCCTCCAGATAAAAGTTGACGACCCGCATACTTGCCACCACGTTTGACAGGCCCGCATCAACCTGCGCCTGATAGCTGTCGATATCTCCCTGAATGCGCTCGAAGCGGGAAAACCAGTCGGCATCGGTTTGTGCCGAAAGTCCGGGCAGGGTCGCGCTCAGCTCTGCAACTTCCACGGCATCCAGACGCATATCATAGATGTGACTTGTTACGGCTGATGTTGTGTAAATCCACATCGCGAAGAGCGCGAACCATGAAAAGAATTGCACTACTGCCAGCTGTTTCATGGTTTTTGGCATGAGGTAGAGGTCGTCAAATACCACAACCATCCCGTTTCGGCTTCCGCTGCGCTGCCAAAGCCCGACGAGTACAAGGACCAGACCAATAGCAGCAATACCAACTGTTAGGATATAAAGCTCCTGTGCCCATGTCTGACTGTAAACGGCAGCGCTTAGTAACACGCCAAGCGCCATAATCAGCGGACCGTGCCGCAGTTTGGTGCCCGCACGTTCTTCCGAAGATTGCTCCGGTGTTTCAATTTTTTCATCAATGCCGAGTTGTTGCTTGTCATATTCTTCGAACGCTTCGAGTTCTTCCGGGCTGTATTCTTTGGTTTTGATAATGGTCCACATCACTGCGAGGAAGAAAATGATACCCCCGAAGTAAAAGGAAAACTTCACTGAATCGGGGATCATCCCTTCGGGCGCTGTATTGGAAATGCCAAACCAGTTGGTCATCATCCACGGCAAAAAGGAGCCAATAAATGCTGCAATCCCGATGAAGAAGGACTGCATCGCGAACCCTTTGGTACGCTGTTCGGAAGGCAGCATATCACCCACAAAGGCCCGGAAAGGCTCCATTGTGATATTGATAGAGGCGTCGAGAATCCACAGCATCCCGGCGGCAATCCACAAATAGGGAGAATTCGGCATGATAAACAGCGCCGCAGACGCCAGAATCGCACCGATCAGAAAAAAAGGACGGCGGCGGCCAAAACTGTTCCAGGTGTTGTCGCTGAGGTAGCCTACAATCGGCTGCACGATAAGTCCGGTAACCGGCGCGGCAATCCAGAGGATGGGAATCTGACTTACATCGGCCCCCAGGGTTTCAAAAATGCGGCTCACGTTGGCGTTCTGTAGTGCGAACCCGAACTGAATACCCAAGAAACCGAAACTCATGTTCCAGATTTGCCAAAAGCTCAGCTGTGGTTTTTTCATGTAAAGGAAGGATTTGGGATAAAGGGATGAATTAGCGTGTGCTGTAACCGCTTACAGTGCCACAAAATAGGCAATTTCAAGGTCGGAACGGAACCCGATTTTGGTTTCAGATTTTCCCGCTCTACAATTCAAAACGGGTAGCAGCCCTTTGGGAAGCGTATTGAGTCAGCAACTTTGAACAGCAAAGTACCCCGGAGCGGATGTCCTCTATGAGCGCATTGCATTGCCGCCCTGTAAAACAAAAAAAGGCACATAACTATGAAAGTCATGTGCCTGTATGCATTTCGGGTCAGTTATTTCAGACCGCTTCAAGTTCATCAAGCGGCAGCTGTTCTGACAGCTTTACTTCATCGGAACCATTTTCTTTAACTTCTACCGGGATTTCATAATGAATACGGGTTTGAAAGAGTGCTTCCGGATCAGTGCTGTCGCGATAGCGAAATTCGTAGTCTACATAAATGACAGCCCCTTCGCCTTTACTCCGCACCGGAATGCCAACGGGAAATTCGGGATTCTCTCTGATGATGTGACCCTGCCGTTCTGTTTTGCCTTCATTGTTTTCAAAGCTAACGTGAAGCCTGTTGTGATGGCTGGGCGCTTCAAGCGCGAATCTGTCGGGCAGGCGTAAATCAATCATTACGGTATATTCTGTGCTTCCTACTTGCTGTAATTCTTTTCTTATCTTTCTTTCGGGGCTCATAGTTGTCCTTCATTTTAGTGGAGAATTTTCTAAATTTATAAATATAATGGAGATACGGTCGTCCGCGTTCCATGGAATGCTGCGGCGCCTGTTCGTACCTCCTGAAAACACACAGGTATCAGGTTAATTCAGTGAGTAAACTCGACGATTTCAGAGCCGAAAGGCAGCGAATGAATGAAAAAATTATGGGGCTGGACCATCTCGGGGTGAAGCGTTTCTTTAACCTCGACACCAACACCTATCGTGATGGTGCCCTCGATGGTAAAACCAAAGAGTTGCTCGGCCTTGTTGCTTCAGCTGTGCTCCGGTGCAACGACTGCATCGACTATCACCTTGAGCAGTGCGCGCTTGCAGGGTACACCCATGCCGAAATCATTGATGCTTTAAACGTTGCGCTGATTGTGGGCGGAAGTATTGTGATACCTCATTTTCGTCATGCTGTTGCGACACTCGAGCAGTTGCAGGAAGAAGGAAGCCTCAAAGCGTGAGGTTCACAGTACGCAAACATAGCCAGATATTCAGCCGGCTTTCTGCCGTAAGCATGTTTACTGTATGAAAGATTTGAGCCGAATCCTACATATTGTAGCCTTAACAGGCATTATTTTGCTGGGTACAATCAGCGATGGAAGAGCCTCAAATACAGATTCAGTATCGGTAGGGGGAATCCCAACAGCAGGATTTAGCAGTGATTCCGGATTTGGTTTTGGCGGTTTTCTGCAGCATATCACCTATGAGCAGGATCATGATCATTTCAGAAGAAAATTCCGCGCGCAAAGTACCATATTCTTAAGGGGAAAGCTCTTCGCGAATATTGTTTATGAGCATCGCTTCGCATCGGATGATCATTTTTTAGTAAGCGCGGCCGGGCAGCTGGATCCGGACGCGCTGTATTTCGGACGTGGAATGGAGGCTGAATTTTCTGCATCAGACCTCAGAAGCGAAATATATCATTACCGACGGGAGATGTTCATGGTTGAAGCCGTTTACAGCTTTGCATTGGGCTCTTCAGATCGTATCAGATACTTTCTCGATGCGGGCGTAAGCGGCGGTGCCATACGCACAAAAGTCTCTGACGACAGCAGGCTTGGGCAGCAGCAGCTTTTTGGCATAAGCGGGGGGATTAGAAATGCCGTTTTTGCGGGTCTCAGGCGGGATGCACGCGATAACATCAACCGTACTTCCGAAGGCAGTTATTTTACAGGACGCCTAACCCTCATTCCGGAACTAACGGGAAACAGAAATACGCTCATCAAAACCGAGGGATCTGCAGCTTTTTACCTGCCTCTTGCCGAACTGGGCGGTGAGCCGCTCTTGTTGGCAAGCCGCGCACAATTCCGGCAGATTATAGGAAAAGCCCCTTTTTATGAGCAGCCAACGCTGGGAGATGAGTTTACGCTGCGAGGGTATCCCCTCGAACGCTTTCGTGACAACGGAAGCATGCTCCTGACCGCTGAGTTTCGCGGCTGGCTCTTCCGGCTTCCCTGGTACAATGCGCAGCTTGGCGGTCATGTATTTACTGATGCCGGAACTGTTTTTCTGCATCCGGGCCAAATGCCGGATCTGCGTCAGTGGAGAATGACTGGTGGAATTGGCGGTGTATTGTCAGTCTTTACCCGCGATTTTGTGCTCCGGGGTGATTTGGGATTTTCGCGGGAAGCATGGCGTATTTACGCGGGTTTGGGATACACTTTTTAAAACATGTACCTTTAGGCACTCTGAAAACCCTTCTGCCAAAA
This genomic stretch from Cyclonatronum proteinivorum harbors:
- a CDS encoding YceI family protein, producing MILNKGLVVLCGCLLFAFTITALPFSTILAQDQHQFVVTESDVVFSSRTQIERFDGITSAATGSFNTETGHFRFEVPVDSIRTGNNRRDAKMREDYLLSEDNPYIKFNGLVQNWQSASQTNGEYIAKGTFSIAGFEREVEIPGNILFQKTENSENTTVEISSTFDIKLSDYNITRPRFLLVRLNDVQEVSVSFVLSAQSGN
- a CDS encoding Dabb family protein; this translates as MKQSMILHSVYFYFKTDTPEEIFEQQRERIFELNNQLSVVQLTFAGPPAGIERDVVDNSYGMSLHMLFQDEADLNTYQQHELHQKFVADFKPYWTSIKVYDTSV
- a CDS encoding MFS transporter; translated protein: MKKPQLSFWQIWNMSFGFLGIQFGFALQNANVSRIFETLGADVSQIPILWIAAPVTGLIVQPIVGYLSDNTWNSFGRRRPFFLIGAILASAALFIMPNSPYLWIAAGMLWILDASINITMEPFRAFVGDMLPSEQRTKGFAMQSFFIGIAAFIGSFLPWMMTNWFGISNTAPEGMIPDSVKFSFYFGGIIFFLAVMWTIIKTKEYSPEELEAFEEYDKQQLGIDEKIETPEQSSEERAGTKLRHGPLIMALGVLLSAAVYSQTWAQELYILTVGIAAIGLVLVLVGLWQRSGSRNGMVVVFDDLYLMPKTMKQLAVVQFFSWFALFAMWIYTTSAVTSHIYDMRLDAVEVAELSATLPGLSAQTDADWFSRFERIQGDIDSYQAQVDAGLSNVVASMRVVNFYLEEGRAELSDATRASLRRIEQEYNAGADWVGVAFGIYNGFAALVAFMLPVIAGYTNRKTTHALALVAGAAGLISIYFISNPVMILVSMIGVGLAWASILSMPYAILAGSLPASKMGTYMGIFNFFIVLPQILAASILGFLVGTVFGGQAIYALVLGGLTWILAAGLTFLVDDVDDPDKIKA
- a CDS encoding carboxymuconolactone decarboxylase family protein, whose amino-acid sequence is MSKLDDFRAERQRMNEKIMGLDHLGVKRFFNLDTNTYRDGALDGKTKELLGLVASAVLRCNDCIDYHLEQCALAGYTHAEIIDALNVALIVGGSIVIPHFRHAVATLEQLQEEGSLKA
- a CDS encoding BamA/TamA family outer membrane protein; the encoded protein is MKDLSRILHIVALTGIILLGTISDGRASNTDSVSVGGIPTAGFSSDSGFGFGGFLQHITYEQDHDHFRRKFRAQSTIFLRGKLFANIVYEHRFASDDHFLVSAAGQLDPDALYFGRGMEAEFSASDLRSEIYHYRREMFMVEAVYSFALGSSDRIRYFLDAGVSGGAIRTKVSDDSRLGQQQLFGISGGIRNAVFAGLRRDARDNINRTSEGSYFTGRLTLIPELTGNRNTLIKTEGSAAFYLPLAELGGEPLLLASRAQFRQIIGKAPFYEQPTLGDEFTLRGYPLERFRDNGSMLLTAEFRGWLFRLPWYNAQLGGHVFTDAGTVFLHPGQMPDLRQWRMTGGIGGVLSVFTRDFVLRGDLGFSREAWRIYAGLGYTF